The Ranitomeya variabilis isolate aRanVar5 chromosome 7, aRanVar5.hap1, whole genome shotgun sequence genome includes a window with the following:
- the LOC143785026 gene encoding uncharacterized protein LOC143785026: MLLLLMAAMLLHGSESQRDLTAQIHMIGIAGTISITTDTRIVHTNLTGTCGSVHISIHEFPVVYGASRDPCDEKIIGSSQYNLTMPGAGQMVINGKMRWDGRSLALQSCGLRTCANLLGESQRTWQAKLHSFIIGQAIFLQSLADDTILAVLDLAMLEEIPTSNASVLFSSSCRIDAAHIFGSVRLGSGQEFIKSRIELNDVTMMPFLLVKYNEQWVCAEIRNLTPKVSSAPISMLGVNGSFTFRQQSPFHPTHVSVKLWGLLGRTVNYGIHSLPILPWQIPKQDVCTTASIGNLWNPLDINSQFTSASSGHNSWPMGNLSGRHGTIQGQDKVMDSLVDQNLPMFGYHSILGRSVVLSEMGGKACACGTIQPEGEALRAMVVFRKGVMGRVMFQQALNDPYGDLSIYVELSHGSDSASRGHNWHIHNNPLLTESEICANAGGHFNPYNVPVNQNYSNQCRSQHPLRCEAGDYASKHRPISFYTSSPARYVFTDTSSSLGGSNSIIGRSLVVHGANGTTTRVACANVLLQHIKEARTGAWFGGGNAQGELQASQASEFDPTSVQISFSGLQNLAGGFHIHLLPVNGALNNPCSSALIRGHFNPFGIDMSTSPPAGNGTDDEYEVGDISGRRGSLHDQENVTKQYTDMNFPLSGPHSILGRSLVIHYSNGSRMQCTSFLQELSSDGEWVRASAEFSGNISGRISLRQAVYPDGASGETTILVDLQLPLISGKTLEWLIHSAERRGEPYNPFDVPIQAGNWCTVHNPQLCTVGDLKGKHGPVVAGDTVLVTDPNLPLAGDFTVLGRSLTVTSDAVELTSVILPDVPITSLYFQRMTSFNRSAFREALSLILNVAPWKVTLLPDSPDSVTTCQRVEFFVIGFNDTEALSSIQAVESLGPPCRTPSGSIDSSADSEKRMMKTSFLMVSLFLLLW; this comes from the exons ATGCTGCTCCTGCTGATGGCTGCCATGCTGCTGCACG GCTCTGAGTCCCAGCGAGATTTAACAGCTCAAATCCACATGATTGGCATAGCCGGTACCATCTCAATAACCACCGACACCAGGATTGTCCACACCAACCTGACAGGCACATGTGGCTCTGTCCACATTTCCATCCATGAGTTTCCGGTGGTGTATGGGGCATCGCGTGATCCCTGTGATGAGAAGATCATTGGTAGCTCTCAATACAATCTCACTATGCCTGGAGCCGGACAAATGGTCATAAACGGAAAGATGAGATGGGACGGCCGATCGCTGGCTCTGCAGTCCTGTGGCCTGAGGACATGTGCCAATCTCCTGGGTGAGTCCCAGCGCACGTGGCAAGCCAAGCTCCACTCCTTCATCATCGGCCAGGCAATCTTCCTCCAGTCACTGGCAGACGACACAATCTTGGCCGTGCTGGATTTGGCCATGCTGGAAGAGATTCCTACATCCAATGCCTCGGTGCTGTTCTCCAGTTCGTGCCGTATAGATGCTGCTCATATTTTTGGCAGTGTTAGACTTGGCAGTGGCCAAGAGTTTATCAAGAGCCGCATAGAATTGAATGATGTCACCATGATGCCATTCCTTCTGGTAAAGTATAATGAGCAATGGGTGTGCGCAGAGATAAGGAACTTGACCCCGAAAGTGTCATCTGCACCCATCAGCATGCTGGGAGTCAATGGGAGCTTTACATTCAGGCAGCAGTCTCCTTTCCACCCAACCCACGTATCTGTCAAACTATGGGGCCTCCTCGGGCGCACTGTCAACTACGGAATTCATTCCCTTCCCATACTTCCATGGCAGATACCCAAGCAAGacgtatgcaccacagcaagcatcGGGAATCTCTGGAATCCCTTGGATATCAACAGTCAGTTTACGTCTGCTTCAAGTGGTCATAACTCCTGGCCGATGGGTAACTTGAGCGGCCGTCATGGCACAATTCAAGGTCAAGATAAGGTTATGGATTCTCTAGTTGACCAAAATCTGCCAATGTTCGGATATCACAGTATCCTTGGCCGCTCCGTGGTTCTATCAGAGATGGGTGGCAAAGCATGTGCCTGTGGCACCATACAACCAGAAGGAGAAGCCCTAAGAGCCATGGTGGTCTTTCGGAAAGGAGTGATGGGTAGAGTCATGTTCCAGCAGGCCTTGAACGATCCTTATGGTGACCTCTCCATCTATGTGGAGCTTTCTCATGGTTCTGACAGTGCCAGTCGGGGTCATAATTGGCACATTCATAACAATCCTCTCCTCACAGAGTCTGAAATCTGTGCCAACGCTGGGGGGCACTTCAACCCATACAATGTACCTGTCAACCAGAACTACAGTAACCAGTGCAGATCACAGCACCCTCTGAGGTGTGAGGCGGGAGACTATGCCTCCAAACACCGACCCATCTCCTTCTATACGTCCAGTCCAGCCAGATACGTTTTTACTGACACATCATCATCACTTGGTGGTTCTAACTCCATCATTGGCCGATCTTTGGTTGTTCATGGAGCAAATGGCACGACAACACGTGTGGCCTGTGCCAACGTCCTCCTTCAGCACATAAAAGAAGCACGGACGGGTGCCTGGTTTGGTGGTGGCAATGCTCAGGGTGAACTGCAAGCTTCACAAGCCTCTGAATTTGACCCAACCTCAGTTCAGATTAGTTTCAGTGGTCTACAGAACCTTGCTGGGGGGTTCCACATCCATCTTCTTCCAGTGAATGGAGCTCTAAACAATCCATGTTCAAGCGCTCTAATCAGAGGCCACTTTAATCCATTTGGAATAGACATGTCCACATCTCCACCAGCGGGTAATGGAACAGATGACGAGTATGAGGTGGGGGATATCAGTGGTCGGAGGGGGTCTTTACATGACCAAGAAAATGTAACCAAGCAGTACACAGACATGAACTTCCCACTGTCTGGGCCACACTCCATCCTCGGGCGATCACTGGTGATTCACTATAGCAACGGCTCAAG GATGCAATGTACCAGCTTCCTGCAGGAGTTGTCCTCAGATGGTGAATGGGTTCGAGCCTCTGCAGAGTTTTCTGGAAATATTAGTGGGAGAATCTCCCTG CGTCAGGCAGTGTACCCGGACGGAGCGTCTGGAGAGACGACCATCTTGGTGGATCTACAATTGCCCTTGATCTCAGGAAAG ACCCTGGAATGGCTCATCCACAGCGCGGAGCGGAGAGGAGAACCTTACAATCCATTCGACGTTCCCATCCAG GCTGGAAACTGGTGCACTGTGCACAATCCACAGCTATGTACAGTCGGGGATCTGAAGGGGAAGCATGGACCTGTGGTGGCAGGAGACACGGTGCTGGTGACGGATCCTAATCTGCCCCTGGCCGGAGACTTCACAG TTTTAGGGAGAAGTCTGACAGTCACATCAGACGCGGTTGAGTTGACGTCGGTCATCCTCCCCGATGTCCCCATCACATCGCTATATTTCCAGAGGATGACATCATTTAATAG ATCTGCCTTCCGGGAAGCCTTGTCTCTCATCCTGAACGTCGCCCCGTGGAAAGTGACATTGCTCCCTGACAGTCCAGACAGCGTCACAACGTGTCAGCGCGTGGAGTTCTTCGTCATAG